In Novosphingobium sp. MMS21-SN21R, a single genomic region encodes these proteins:
- a CDS encoding LPS-assembly protein LptD — protein sequence MQPARRPQPQALDRRLRLARITMTAAGFGLAAFAALPALAQDAPAQPAPSAAPAPDDVIRFESDKVRYDSNAELVTAEGNVVLRHEDQTVRADNVVWDRKTGKIDASGNIRLVDDDGNIVYTDKIELTDEFKAGAIEDLLIVLRTGGRLAAKSGVRDADGNMMLESAAYSGCSVEDNKGCPKNPSWEVTAARVYFDAKEKRVKYYGATLRLFGIPILPLPGLGHTSDFRAETGLLIPDFRLSASNGAEISDTWYWRIADNRDLAVTGTFYTQSLPMLSAKYRHLTNLGAFQITGYATRSSRIPVGGTDTAKLQSWRGYLEANGKLQFSPHWSLTGNGRIASDRTFLRRYDISRDDRLRSSLNVERIDDNSYLSIAGWMTQTVRVDDPQGMVPLALPAIDYRRRLIVDGLPGKFEFEANSLAILRTAGQDSQRAFARAQWDLRTITGLGQEVTLTGLVRGDVYHSAENELTETAIYRGLPGWQTRGIATAALDVKWPFVGSLLGGAQVLTPRVQVVATPGVRNFEIPNEDSRSVDLEDTNLFALNRFPGHDRIEDGVRFTYGFDWNYQRPGVRIATTIGQSYRLSSQSSILPPGTGLTSRASDYVGRTSIRFGDVVKLTHRFRIDKDTFALRRNEFDATLGDHRRYVEAGYLKLNRNITSSFEDLQDREELRFAARTPITRAFSVFGSAIVNLTDRDEDPTLSSDGFQMLRHRIGVAYTDDCLDVSFTWRRDYVTTGDAERGNSFQISLSLKNLGVK from the coding sequence ATGCAACCCGCCCGGCGGCCGCAGCCGCAAGCCCTTGATCGACGCTTGCGCCTTGCGCGCATCACCATGACCGCCGCCGGATTCGGACTGGCCGCCTTTGCGGCCCTTCCCGCGCTGGCGCAGGACGCGCCCGCGCAGCCGGCTCCCAGCGCCGCGCCAGCGCCCGACGATGTGATACGGTTCGAATCCGACAAGGTCCGCTACGACAGCAATGCGGAACTGGTGACGGCCGAGGGCAACGTGGTCCTGCGCCACGAAGACCAGACCGTGCGCGCCGACAATGTCGTGTGGGACCGCAAGACCGGCAAGATCGACGCCAGCGGAAACATCCGTCTGGTCGATGACGACGGCAATATCGTCTATACCGACAAGATCGAACTGACCGACGAATTCAAGGCAGGCGCGATCGAAGATCTGCTGATCGTGCTGCGCACTGGCGGGCGGCTCGCGGCGAAGAGCGGCGTGCGTGATGCCGATGGCAACATGATGCTCGAGTCGGCAGCCTATTCGGGCTGTTCGGTCGAGGACAACAAGGGTTGCCCCAAGAATCCGAGCTGGGAAGTCACAGCTGCGCGCGTCTATTTCGACGCGAAGGAAAAGCGGGTGAAGTACTATGGCGCGACGCTGCGCCTGTTCGGCATCCCGATCCTGCCGCTGCCGGGGCTTGGCCACACATCGGACTTCCGCGCCGAGACCGGGCTGCTGATTCCCGATTTCCGGCTGAGTGCCTCCAACGGAGCGGAAATCAGCGATACCTGGTACTGGCGTATCGCCGACAACCGCGACTTGGCGGTGACCGGCACGTTCTATACGCAATCACTGCCGATGCTGTCGGCCAAATACCGCCATCTGACCAATCTCGGCGCATTCCAGATCACCGGTTATGCAACGCGCAGCTCGCGCATTCCGGTGGGCGGGACCGATACGGCCAAGCTGCAATCGTGGCGCGGCTATCTCGAAGCCAACGGCAAGCTGCAGTTCTCGCCGCATTGGAGCCTGACAGGCAACGGGCGCATCGCGTCTGACCGCACGTTCCTGCGCCGCTATGACATCAGCCGCGACGACCGGTTGCGCTCCTCGCTCAATGTGGAACGGATCGACGACAACAGCTACCTGAGCATTGCCGGGTGGATGACGCAGACCGTGCGCGTCGACGATCCGCAAGGCATGGTGCCGCTCGCCCTGCCAGCCATCGACTATCGCCGCCGCCTGATCGTGGACGGGCTTCCCGGCAAGTTCGAGTTCGAGGCCAACAGCCTCGCCATCCTGCGCACCGCCGGACAGGACAGCCAGCGCGCCTTCGCCCGCGCGCAATGGGATTTGCGCACGATCACCGGACTTGGTCAGGAAGTGACGCTGACCGGGCTGGTGCGCGGCGACGTTTATCACAGCGCCGAGAACGAATTGACCGAGACGGCGATCTATCGCGGGCTGCCGGGTTGGCAGACGCGCGGGATTGCCACGGCGGCGCTCGACGTGAAATGGCCGTTCGTGGGCAGTCTGCTGGGCGGCGCACAAGTGCTGACGCCGCGCGTTCAGGTGGTGGCGACGCCGGGCGTGCGCAATTTCGAGATTCCGAACGAGGATTCGCGCTCGGTTGACCTCGAAGACACCAACCTGTTCGCGCTCAACCGTTTCCCCGGCCACGACCGGATCGAGGATGGCGTGCGCTTCACTTATGGCTTCGACTGGAACTACCAGCGGCCGGGCGTGCGCATCGCCACGACCATCGGGCAGTCGTACCGCCTGTCGAGCCAGAGTTCGATCCTGCCGCCGGGCACGGGGCTGACCAGCCGCGCGTCGGACTATGTCGGACGCACCAGCATCCGCTTCGGGGATGTCGTCAAGCTGACGCACCGTTTCCGCATCGACAAGGACACGTTTGCGCTGCGCCGCAACGAGTTCGACGCGACGCTGGGCGACCACCGCCGGTATGTCGAGGCGGGCTATCTCAAGCTCAATCGCAACATCACGAGTTCGTTCGAGGACCTGCAGGACCGCGAAGAACTGCGCTTTGCCGCACGCACGCCGATCACGCGGGCATTTTCGGTGTTCGGCTCGGCCATCGTCAACCTGACCGACCGCGACGAAGACCCGACGCTGTCGTCGGACGGGTTCCAGATGCTGCGCCACCGCATCGGGGTCGCCTATACCGACGATTGTCTCGATGTGTCGTTCACCTGGCGGCGCGACTATGTGACCACGGGCGATGCCGAGCGCGGCAATTCGTTCCAGATTTCGCTTTCGCTCAAGAACCTTGGGGTGAAATAG
- the pdxA gene encoding 4-hydroxythreonine-4-phosphate dehydrogenase PdxA: MTLLLPLAYSIGDPAGVGPELAAAAWAMRADEALPPFFVVGSARVIEEAARRRGLSVPVCAVKAPDEVAGCFADALPVLDLDDLPYDPGTPDDAGASLALNALATATGLVRSGAAAALVTGPVAKSRLARVGFYHPGQTEFVAEACGISPENAVMMLAGPSLRVVPITVHVALRDVPDLLTAELIRNRAAITAAALIRDYGIAAPRLAVAGLNPHAGEDGRMGSEDTEIVAPAVALLREAGIDAFGPLPPDTMFHAEARAGYDVAICMYHDQALIPLKALDFDAGVNVTLGLPIVRTSPDHGTAFGIAGTGTARVGPTIAALRMAGDCARRRLGQ, encoded by the coding sequence ATGACGCTCCTCCTTCCCCTTGCCTATTCCATCGGTGACCCTGCGGGCGTCGGGCCGGAACTGGCCGCGGCGGCATGGGCCATGCGCGCTGACGAAGCGTTGCCGCCGTTTTTCGTGGTCGGCTCGGCGCGGGTGATCGAAGAGGCGGCACGGCGGCGCGGGCTGTCGGTTCCGGTCTGCGCGGTCAAGGCGCCTGACGAAGTGGCCGGGTGCTTTGCCGATGCCTTGCCAGTGCTTGATCTGGATGACCTGCCCTACGATCCCGGCACGCCCGATGACGCTGGCGCTTCGCTGGCGCTGAATGCACTGGCGACTGCGACCGGGCTTGTCCGTTCGGGCGCAGCGGCGGCGCTGGTGACCGGCCCTGTCGCCAAGAGCCGCTTGGCCCGGGTAGGGTTCTACCATCCGGGGCAGACCGAATTCGTGGCAGAAGCCTGCGGCATTTCGCCCGAGAATGCGGTGATGATGCTGGCAGGGCCAAGCCTGCGCGTGGTGCCGATCACGGTTCACGTGGCTTTGCGCGACGTGCCGGACCTGCTCACGGCGGAACTTATCCGCAACCGCGCGGCAATCACTGCTGCGGCGCTGATCCGCGATTATGGCATCGCCGCGCCGCGCTTGGCCGTTGCCGGGCTAAACCCGCACGCGGGCGAGGATGGGCGCATGGGATCGGAAGATACGGAGATTGTCGCGCCTGCTGTGGCCTTGCTGCGCGAGGCAGGTATTGACGCCTTCGGCCCGCTGCCGCCCGATACGATGTTCCATGCCGAGGCCCGCGCGGGCTATGACGTGGCGATCTGCATGTATCACGATCAGGCGCTTATTCCCTTGAAAGCACTCGATTTCGACGCAGGCGTCAACGTGACACTGGGCCTGCCGATTGTGCGCACCTCGCCCGATCATGGCACCGCGTTCGGCATTGCCGGGACCGGCACTGCGCGCGTCGGGCCAACGATTGCAGCACTGCGCATGGCCGGGGATTGCGCCCGGCGGAGACTGGGACAATGA
- a CDS encoding peptidylprolyl isomerase — protein sequence MSKLKINRKTAIRSIGTAALAFGTFATAATPVLAQGANAPLNIPANPVMFGKNDPNVRRATAIVNGEIVTGTDVEQRLALIVSANGNKVSGEELERLRMQVLRNLIDETLQIQEAKASDVPADDAQVDATYDRVATQNFGQSPEAMEKYLARVGSSSASLKRQIRGELSWQNLLRRNVQPFVNVSEGEVTEMMQRLQASKGTEEYRIGEIFLAATDQNKPQVFANAEKIVEQLKGGGSFVAYARQYSEASTAAVGGDLGWIRLAQLPAELGAAATGMAPGQLAGPVEIRGGFSILYLIDKRQVLTADPRDALLSLKQISIEFPKGTNNDVAGKKAAEFAAMVKTIKGCGDADGAASKIGATVVANDQIKARDLPGALQETLLNLPVGQTTPPFGSIDEGVRVLMLCGRDDPQVSSGPSFDELMSQIEDDRVNKRAQTYLRDLRRDAVIEYN from the coding sequence ATGTCCAAGCTGAAGATCAACCGCAAGACGGCCATTCGCTCGATCGGAACCGCCGCGCTTGCGTTCGGGACGTTTGCCACTGCCGCCACGCCGGTGCTGGCACAGGGCGCCAATGCGCCGCTCAACATTCCGGCCAACCCGGTGATGTTTGGCAAGAACGACCCGAACGTGCGCCGCGCCACCGCCATCGTCAATGGCGAGATCGTGACGGGCACCGATGTCGAACAGCGGCTTGCGCTGATCGTTTCGGCCAATGGCAACAAGGTCAGCGGTGAGGAACTGGAGCGTCTGCGCATGCAGGTGCTGCGCAATCTGATCGACGAGACGCTGCAGATTCAGGAGGCCAAGGCCTCGGACGTCCCGGCAGACGATGCCCAGGTCGATGCGACATATGACCGCGTGGCGACGCAGAACTTCGGCCAGTCGCCCGAAGCTATGGAAAAATATCTTGCGCGCGTCGGTTCGTCGTCGGCATCTTTGAAGCGGCAGATCCGGGGCGAGCTTTCGTGGCAGAACCTGCTGCGCCGCAACGTCCAGCCCTTCGTCAACGTGTCCGAGGGCGAAGTGACCGAAATGATGCAGCGTCTGCAGGCCTCGAAAGGCACCGAGGAATACCGCATCGGCGAAATCTTCCTCGCGGCAACCGACCAGAACAAGCCGCAGGTCTTCGCAAACGCTGAAAAGATCGTCGAGCAGCTCAAGGGCGGCGGCAGCTTCGTCGCTTATGCCCGCCAGTATTCCGAAGCCTCGACGGCTGCGGTTGGCGGCGATCTTGGCTGGATCAGGCTTGCGCAACTTCCGGCAGAGCTGGGCGCGGCGGCAACCGGCATGGCCCCGGGCCAGCTGGCAGGCCCGGTTGAAATCCGTGGCGGCTTCTCGATCCTGTACCTGATCGACAAGCGCCAGGTGTTGACCGCCGATCCGCGCGACGCGCTGCTCAGCCTCAAGCAGATCTCGATCGAATTCCCCAAGGGCACGAACAACGACGTGGCGGGCAAGAAGGCCGCTGAATTTGCCGCGATGGTCAAGACGATCAAGGGCTGCGGCGATGCCGATGGCGCAGCGTCGAAGATCGGCGCGACGGTGGTCGCCAATGACCAGATCAAGGCGCGTGACCTTCCCGGCGCATTGCAGGAAACCCTGCTGAACCTGCCTGTCGGTCAGACCACCCCGCCGTTCGGTTCGATCGACGAAGGCGTGCGCGTGCTGATGCTGTGCGGCCGCGACGATCCGCAGGTTTCGAGCGGCCCCAGCTTCGACGAACTGATGTCGCAGATCGAGGACGACCGCGTGAACAAGCGCGCGCAGACCTACTTGCGCGACCTTCGCCGCGATGCGGTGATCGAATACAACTGA